The following proteins are encoded in a genomic region of Puniceicoccus vermicola:
- a CDS encoding NAD(P)-binding domain-containing protein translates to MNFLKRYANWLHLQWPAGKVEKLPLAGEDGETNVEGIRVVGDLTGIPLLKFSADTGAKAVRAFLEESRFEPSRDPEDKILDVAIIGGGVSGIAAAREARQKKLHFAVFESKESFSTIRNFPKGKPIFTYPTDMEPTGGMHFRSEVKEDLVEELEAQQQDAQIEPVSAKIESITRQGDHLFLNKDEGEPVVARAVVVAIGRSGNHRKLEIPGEEKDKVFNRLHDPKEFTGQKVLIVGGGDSAAEAAIALVEAGVEVTLSYRKAELTRPKPENVEKIKSLSSSSDEKLALKLETEPTAIHDDAVVLRSRQSDQEETIENDVVFALIGREPPLEFFRRSKLKVLGDRSLSFWLGMGAFVLFCFWLYHWKGGKPVPFYGYLPNWLSPNPGALSNWLQNLSGTIGSWFRDPATLLGTVSRSASTPSFYYTLAYSAVVVIFGIRRIRYRKTPYITVQTYTLMAVQVLPLFILPEIILPWLGHNGAYDSGLGKWFADTFFPSVNYDPNGREYWRAYGFILAWPLMAWNWFTAQPLWGWLIVGSIQTFVILPLIIRRWGKGAYCGWICSCGALAETLGDRHRHKMPHGPKWNRLNLLGQGILAFAILLMIVRIVGWIAGPDSLASWIFTEGASKLPLLNYGWFVDLFLAGVLGYGLYFWFSGRMWCRFACPLAALMHIYARFSRFRIFAEKKKCISCNVCTSVCHQGIDIMNFANKGLPMEDPECVRCSACVQSCPTGVLSFGRYDKEMRPVYDLLNASPVQKNENDKS, encoded by the coding sequence ATGAACTTCCTGAAACGCTACGCAAATTGGCTCCACCTACAGTGGCCCGCCGGGAAGGTCGAAAAACTCCCCCTGGCCGGAGAGGACGGTGAAACCAACGTGGAGGGCATTCGGGTTGTTGGCGACCTCACCGGAATCCCTCTCCTCAAGTTCAGTGCCGATACCGGCGCGAAAGCGGTGCGTGCCTTTCTCGAAGAATCGCGGTTTGAACCGTCCCGTGATCCCGAGGACAAAATACTCGACGTGGCAATCATCGGCGGCGGCGTTTCCGGCATCGCCGCCGCCCGGGAGGCCCGTCAAAAAAAGCTCCATTTCGCGGTATTTGAGTCGAAGGAATCGTTTTCGACCATTCGTAATTTCCCCAAGGGCAAGCCGATCTTCACTTACCCCACGGACATGGAGCCAACCGGAGGAATGCACTTTCGCTCTGAGGTAAAGGAAGACCTCGTCGAAGAGCTGGAAGCGCAACAGCAAGACGCGCAGATCGAGCCAGTCTCTGCCAAAATCGAATCGATTACCCGTCAGGGTGATCATCTCTTCCTCAATAAAGACGAAGGTGAGCCCGTTGTCGCCCGCGCGGTTGTGGTGGCGATTGGCCGCAGCGGGAATCATCGTAAACTAGAGATCCCTGGAGAGGAAAAAGACAAGGTCTTCAACCGACTCCACGACCCAAAGGAATTCACCGGCCAAAAGGTGCTCATCGTCGGCGGCGGGGACAGCGCCGCCGAAGCCGCAATCGCCCTCGTAGAGGCGGGAGTGGAGGTCACGCTCAGCTATCGCAAAGCGGAACTCACGCGCCCCAAACCGGAAAACGTCGAAAAGATCAAATCCCTTTCCTCGAGCTCCGACGAGAAGCTCGCCCTGAAACTGGAGACGGAGCCCACCGCGATCCATGACGATGCCGTCGTCCTTCGGTCGCGTCAGTCCGATCAGGAGGAGACAATCGAGAATGATGTGGTCTTCGCCCTCATCGGTCGGGAGCCGCCTCTCGAGTTTTTTAGACGATCAAAACTGAAGGTACTGGGGGATCGAAGCCTGTCCTTTTGGTTGGGCATGGGAGCCTTCGTCCTTTTCTGCTTTTGGCTCTATCACTGGAAAGGAGGCAAGCCGGTCCCGTTCTACGGATACCTCCCGAACTGGCTCTCACCAAATCCCGGAGCACTCTCCAATTGGCTTCAAAACCTGAGCGGCACTATCGGGTCTTGGTTTCGGGATCCTGCCACTCTTCTGGGCACAGTCTCCCGCTCGGCTTCCACACCATCGTTTTACTACACCCTCGCCTATTCTGCAGTCGTCGTGATCTTCGGGATTCGGCGTATCCGCTATCGCAAGACCCCTTACATCACCGTCCAAACCTATACCCTGATGGCGGTTCAGGTCCTCCCTCTTTTCATTCTCCCTGAAATCATCCTGCCTTGGCTCGGACACAATGGAGCCTACGATTCCGGCTTGGGAAAATGGTTTGCCGATACCTTTTTCCCGTCTGTCAACTATGACCCCAATGGACGGGAATACTGGCGGGCCTACGGATTCATTCTAGCCTGGCCTTTGATGGCTTGGAACTGGTTCACCGCTCAACCTCTCTGGGGCTGGCTCATCGTGGGATCCATTCAGACTTTCGTCATCCTCCCGCTGATAATCCGTCGCTGGGGCAAAGGTGCTTATTGCGGATGGATTTGCTCCTGCGGAGCTTTGGCCGAAACCCTCGGCGATCGGCACCGACACAAAATGCCTCACGGGCCGAAGTGGAACCGTCTCAATCTTCTCGGGCAGGGAATTCTCGCATTCGCAATCCTTCTCATGATCGTTCGGATTGTAGGCTGGATCGCTGGCCCCGACTCTCTGGCTTCCTGGATTTTCACCGAAGGGGCCTCCAAGCTTCCCCTCCTCAACTACGGGTGGTTTGTTGATCTCTTTCTGGCCGGGGTGCTGGGCTACGGGCTCTATTTTTGGTTCAGTGGCCGTATGTGGTGTCGCTTCGCCTGCCCTCTCGCCGCCCTGATGCACATATACGCCCGTTTTTCGCGGTTCCGAATTTTCGCCGAGAAAAAAAAGTGCATTTCGTGCAATGTGTGCACCTCTGTCTGCCATCAAGGGATCGACATTATGAATTTTGCCAATAAAGGTCTCCCCATGGAAGATCCTGAATGCGTCCGCTGCTCGGCCTGCGTCCAATCCTGTCCCACGGGAGTTCTCTCGTTTGGTCGTTACGATAAAGAGATGCGCCCCGTTTACGATCTCCTCAATGCGAGTCCCGTTCAAAAGAACGAAAACGATAAATCTTAG
- a CDS encoding CopG family transcriptional regulator, with protein sequence MASNFSSPLTFEVDEQSFKQLETLVSKTDAKNLSQIIRIALKLYDYSKFKADVSETRQLSVRLDQDLRDEVARVSKQNNASFGEVLRAALDALSKKPLREVVRETKKTEMAKKTAKKTAKKAAKKVSRKAAKKTTAKKAVRKASKKVVKKAAKKATKKVAKKAAKKTTKKAVKRAAKKTTKKAAKKATKKAAKKVAKKASKKAAKKATAKKVAKKATKKATKKTAKKAARKTARKRKS encoded by the coding sequence ATGGCATCTAACTTCTCATCACCTCTCACGTTTGAAGTGGACGAACAGTCCTTCAAACAACTTGAAACGCTTGTCAGTAAGACTGACGCGAAAAACCTGAGCCAAATTATTCGGATCGCTCTGAAGCTCTACGATTACAGTAAGTTTAAGGCGGATGTTTCCGAGACCAGGCAATTGTCGGTTCGTTTAGATCAGGATCTCAGGGACGAAGTCGCTAGAGTTTCCAAGCAAAACAATGCAAGCTTTGGAGAAGTGTTGCGCGCCGCCCTTGACGCGCTCTCCAAAAAGCCACTTCGAGAAGTGGTTCGGGAAACTAAGAAAACTGAAATGGCGAAGAAAACTGCAAAGAAAACAGCGAAAAAGGCGGCCAAGAAAGTGTCTCGCAAGGCGGCCAAGAAGACCACGGCCAAAAAAGCTGTCCGCAAGGCTTCGAAAAAGGTCGTGAAAAAAGCCGCAAAGAAAGCTACTAAGAAGGTAGCGAAGAAGGCGGCGAAGAAAACGACCAAGAAAGCTGTCAAGAGAGCTGCGAAAAAGACCACCAAGAAGGCTGCCAAAAAGGCCACCAAAAAAGCGGCTAAGAAAGTAGCAAAGAAAGCTTCGAAAAAAGCCGCTAAAAAGGCTACAGCCAAAAAGGTAGCGAAGAAAGCGACCAAGAAGGCTACGAAAAAGACAGCGAAGAAAGCGGCCCGCAAGACCGCCCGTAAGCGCAAGTCTTAA
- a CDS encoding methyltransferase domain-containing protein, which yields MSIQPLDYHTNSQDYYGRVLGSSKDLKTSACCENSSPPAWLKPLYSHLNSEIIEKSYGCGSPIPVELKGCTVLDLGCGTGRDVYLAAQLTGPEGKVIGVDFTEEQLEVARRNLPSQMERFGFAQANVEFRHGPLEDLSALGIADQSIDVVISNCVLNLCPDKASVIREIFRVLKPGGELYFSDVFASRRLPPELANDRDFHGECLGGAWYWEDFRRLLALSGCPDYRVISRSTLNLEDPRMAAISQGITFDSATVRCFKLSNLEDRCEDYGQSVTYLGTIPQHPRTFPLDPGHNFELGKPERVCGNSAAMIEETRFSRHFSVTGDRSRHFGLFPCGPGDQGTEPGSCC from the coding sequence ATGAGCATTCAGCCTCTCGACTACCACACCAATTCACAGGATTACTACGGACGAGTTCTCGGCTCGAGCAAAGACCTCAAGACTTCGGCTTGCTGCGAAAACTCATCGCCGCCTGCTTGGCTGAAGCCACTCTACAGTCATCTCAACTCCGAAATCATCGAAAAAAGCTACGGTTGTGGTTCACCGATTCCGGTCGAACTCAAAGGTTGCACAGTCCTCGATCTCGGATGTGGTACCGGTCGCGATGTCTACCTCGCTGCGCAACTCACCGGCCCCGAGGGAAAAGTGATCGGTGTCGATTTCACCGAGGAACAACTCGAGGTCGCCCGACGAAATCTCCCTTCCCAGATGGAGCGATTTGGTTTCGCGCAGGCGAACGTCGAATTCCGCCACGGCCCACTAGAAGACCTCTCCGCACTGGGCATCGCCGATCAATCCATCGATGTGGTCATCTCGAACTGCGTTCTCAACCTTTGCCCGGATAAGGCCTCCGTCATCCGAGAGATCTTCCGAGTCCTAAAGCCAGGCGGTGAACTCTACTTCTCCGACGTATTCGCTTCTCGAAGACTCCCGCCGGAATTGGCGAATGACCGAGACTTCCACGGCGAATGCCTCGGAGGCGCGTGGTATTGGGAGGACTTTCGGCGCCTTCTCGCTCTCTCAGGCTGCCCTGACTATCGGGTGATCTCCCGCTCGACCCTGAACCTCGAAGATCCGAGGATGGCTGCGATCTCACAGGGGATTACCTTCGATTCCGCCACGGTCCGCTGCTTCAAACTTTCGAATTTGGAAGATCGCTGCGAAGATTATGGCCAATCCGTGACCTATCTCGGGACGATTCCTCAGCACCCCCGAACTTTTCCTCTCGATCCCGGTCACAACTTCGAACTGGGTAAACCCGAACGGGTCTGCGGCAACTCAGCTGCGATGATCGAGGAAACCCGTTTCTCCCGCCATTTTTCCGTCACTGGCGATCGTTCCCGACATTTTGGACTCTTCCCCTGTGGCCCCGGCGATCAAGGGACCGAACCCGGAAGTTGTTGCTAG
- a CDS encoding outer membrane lipoprotein-sorting protein gives MVIFLLLGVLAQISLQGQVRREMGRTTREVDPLDQSESQQFLQNFRSSRGGLDSIFEGRLIHYPRRGKKVTMPVRIYSGWSGRALKMRIDLDPEGFQPTQRFLFVGGSDPQGWAWTFEGEVISLPPEDLFQPLFPDLDLTAFDLTAPYLDWPNALYDGSERVADSPAHWFRFEPPTSWVPVLQEEGIVAVRVALDARFDAPVRVEYLDSEDNPVRSLEVRSFKKIDDTWIVRRLEGFDERTRNRTELRIDDAEVELELQPQIFLPSSLSIPAGSILSGN, from the coding sequence GTGGTCATTTTCCTCCTGTTGGGAGTTCTCGCGCAGATCTCCTTGCAGGGCCAGGTTCGGAGGGAAATGGGGCGGACTACGCGAGAGGTTGACCCCCTGGATCAGTCCGAATCGCAGCAGTTTTTGCAGAATTTCCGCTCTTCGCGGGGAGGTCTGGATTCGATTTTTGAAGGTCGATTGATTCATTACCCCCGTCGCGGGAAGAAAGTGACGATGCCGGTTCGCATCTATTCCGGTTGGTCGGGCCGTGCTTTGAAAATGAGGATCGATCTGGACCCGGAAGGGTTTCAGCCGACTCAGCGGTTTTTATTTGTTGGTGGATCGGACCCGCAAGGGTGGGCTTGGACCTTTGAGGGAGAGGTGATTTCATTGCCCCCTGAGGATCTATTCCAACCCTTGTTTCCCGATCTGGATTTGACGGCATTTGACCTAACTGCACCCTATTTGGATTGGCCCAACGCCCTCTATGACGGATCTGAGCGGGTGGCAGACAGCCCGGCGCATTGGTTCCGATTCGAACCTCCTACTAGCTGGGTTCCAGTCCTGCAGGAGGAAGGCATTGTCGCGGTCAGGGTTGCTTTGGACGCTCGTTTCGACGCCCCGGTCCGCGTAGAGTATCTAGATTCGGAGGACAACCCGGTGCGTTCTCTGGAGGTCAGGAGTTTTAAGAAAATCGACGATACTTGGATTGTTCGACGGCTCGAAGGTTTTGACGAGCGCACCCGTAATCGCACGGAGCTACGAATTGATGACGCTGAAGTTGAATTAGAGTTACAACCTCAGATCTTTCTGCCTTCCTCTTTATCGATTCCAGCGGGGTCAATTTTGTCCGGAAATTGA
- the arsS gene encoding arsenosugar biosynthesis radical SAM (seleno)protein ArsS (Some members of this family are selenoproteins.): MIPSTSASLQLSPPFLETLADHQKDLRRTEADILQLNLGKLCNLTCVHCHVSAGPRRKEIITPETAGKILDWYRKHPLGTVDLTGGAPEMAPEFRRIVRTIREIRPDARIIDRCNLVILNEPGFEWVGSFLEQNQVSIVASMPCYSPENVEAQRGHGVFDRSILALQELNQRGFGTGHPRKTLDLVYNPNGAKLPPSQMELEKDYKEELLKHFGITFDRLITITNLPIARFARYLHREGLYEDYLKTLIDAFNPATVDHLMCRDTISVGWQGEIYDCDFNQMLGLQMTGDRDRKLSLWDITPDQLEGRAIATGEHCYGCTAGAGSSCGGSLVD; encoded by the coding sequence ATGATCCCTTCGACTTCCGCTTCTCTCCAACTCTCTCCGCCATTCTTGGAAACCTTAGCGGATCACCAAAAAGATCTTCGGCGCACGGAAGCCGACATCCTCCAGCTTAACCTAGGCAAACTATGCAACCTCACCTGCGTTCATTGCCACGTGAGTGCCGGACCGCGGCGTAAAGAAATCATCACTCCCGAGACGGCCGGGAAGATTTTGGATTGGTACCGAAAGCATCCACTTGGGACCGTTGATCTCACCGGCGGAGCGCCCGAGATGGCTCCCGAGTTTCGCCGGATCGTTCGGACGATCCGCGAAATCCGCCCCGACGCTCGCATCATCGACCGTTGCAATCTCGTCATTCTCAACGAGCCCGGATTCGAATGGGTCGGATCATTTCTCGAACAAAACCAAGTGTCCATCGTCGCCTCAATGCCTTGCTACTCCCCCGAAAACGTCGAAGCCCAACGGGGACACGGCGTCTTCGACCGCAGCATTTTGGCTCTGCAGGAATTAAACCAGCGGGGGTTCGGAACCGGCCATCCCCGCAAAACCCTCGACCTCGTCTACAACCCCAACGGAGCCAAACTCCCCCCCTCGCAGATGGAACTGGAAAAAGACTACAAGGAAGAGCTCCTCAAACATTTCGGCATCACCTTCGACCGTCTGATTACCATCACCAACCTCCCCATCGCTCGCTTCGCAAGATACCTCCACCGTGAGGGCCTCTATGAAGACTATCTAAAGACTCTTATTGACGCCTTTAACCCGGCAACTGTTGATCATCTCATGTGCCGCGACACCATCAGCGTGGGCTGGCAGGGCGAGATCTACGACTGTGACTTCAATCAAATGCTGGGACTGCAGATGACAGGAGATCGTGATCGTAAACTCTCCCTTTGGGACATTACTCCCGACCAACTCGAAGGACGCGCCATCGCCACAGGAGAGCACTGCTACGGCTGCACCGCCGGAGCCGGCTCTTCCTGCGGCGGATCACTGGTCGACTGA
- the secG gene encoding preprotein translocase subunit SecG — protein sequence MATFLIALFSVVLVLVCLFVTLLVLMQKPSANSGMGAALGGGAAEQAFGGEATNVLTRGTIYSIIAFFILCFGLYLGTLAANTDTGPASEGASISKLAEEEIAAGESGTPDDSELVPSAAANEDNAASESNKVDPEAILEEVKGSAAEAQDQSESATEKAKEESPIQLENLDGSESNSGS from the coding sequence ATGGCTACATTCCTCATCGCTTTGTTTTCGGTCGTCCTCGTTCTGGTCTGCCTATTTGTGACGTTGCTCGTGCTCATGCAGAAGCCGAGCGCCAATTCCGGTATGGGGGCCGCTCTGGGGGGAGGCGCCGCCGAGCAGGCATTCGGAGGTGAGGCCACGAACGTTTTGACGCGCGGTACTATCTACTCGATCATCGCATTCTTCATCCTGTGCTTCGGTCTTTATCTAGGAACTTTGGCTGCGAACACCGATACGGGTCCCGCTTCCGAGGGAGCATCGATTTCGAAGCTGGCGGAAGAGGAGATCGCTGCGGGTGAATCCGGCACTCCTGACGATTCGGAGTTGGTTCCGTCCGCAGCAGCCAATGAAGACAATGCTGCCAGCGAATCGAACAAAGTAGACCCAGAAGCCATTCTTGAAGAGGTCAAGGGTTCGGCCGCCGAGGCTCAGGACCAATCGGAGTCGGCGACTGAAAAGGCTAAGGAAGAATCGCCGATTCAACTCGAAAACCTAGACGGTTCGGAGTCGAACAGCGGTTCTTAA
- a CDS encoding cytosine deaminase, translating to MAAESNSSLAGVFNARLPQREGRFRLSFSDGLLTSISPESSSSPSEGWIDAKGGLVTPPFVDPHFHLDSVHSIDETGENVSGTLLEGIALWKKYKTNLRPDQILERARTYCQEVQALGLQAIRSHVDVSYESLAGVEALIQLRDEFAGKIDIQLVAFPQDGFYRNPQGEALLLKALDTGIDVIGGIPHFERTYDEGSRSVDRICQIAADRGIRVDLHCDETDDGASHHVETLAAKTIQYGLTGRTAASHTTSLHSADDAWFAKLLPLLGEAGITIIPNPLINLTLQGRFDHYPKRRGITRIPELDSTGIPVALGQDCVRDPWYPLGTGNLLDVAHMTVHGSQMTGIDQMNRLLPMISSNGATAMGLKGYSLKENEPAHLLIFQESSFIELLRKRPRPTTIIRTGEEIEIRSQ from the coding sequence ATGGCTGCTGAATCCAATTCGTCTCTCGCCGGAGTTTTCAATGCGCGCCTTCCTCAACGCGAGGGCCGATTTCGACTATCTTTTTCCGATGGGCTGCTCACATCGATTTCGCCGGAATCTTCGAGCAGCCCCAGCGAGGGTTGGATCGACGCAAAAGGTGGCCTCGTCACCCCGCCATTCGTCGATCCCCACTTCCACCTCGACTCAGTCCATAGCATTGACGAAACCGGAGAGAATGTCAGCGGCACCCTCCTCGAAGGGATCGCACTCTGGAAAAAATACAAAACCAACCTTCGCCCGGATCAGATTCTCGAACGAGCCCGCACCTATTGCCAAGAAGTTCAGGCGCTGGGGCTACAGGCAATCCGCAGCCATGTTGATGTGTCCTACGAGAGTCTAGCGGGAGTCGAGGCTCTGATCCAACTACGGGACGAATTCGCCGGAAAAATCGACATCCAACTGGTTGCCTTTCCCCAAGACGGATTCTACCGCAATCCTCAAGGTGAGGCTCTCCTATTAAAAGCCCTCGACACCGGCATTGATGTAATCGGAGGTATTCCTCATTTTGAAAGAACCTACGACGAAGGAAGCCGATCCGTAGACCGAATCTGCCAAATCGCAGCCGACCGAGGAATCCGCGTCGACCTTCACTGCGATGAAACTGACGACGGAGCCTCTCACCACGTCGAAACTCTTGCAGCCAAGACCATCCAATACGGTCTCACCGGACGAACGGCAGCGTCACACACCACCTCTCTCCATTCTGCCGATGACGCTTGGTTTGCAAAACTTCTTCCTCTCCTCGGCGAAGCGGGCATCACCATCATCCCCAATCCTCTGATCAACCTCACGCTGCAAGGAAGATTCGACCATTATCCCAAACGGCGGGGAATCACCCGTATTCCTGAACTCGACAGCACCGGAATTCCCGTAGCCCTAGGCCAAGACTGCGTCCGCGACCCATGGTATCCTCTCGGCACAGGCAACCTCCTAGACGTAGCCCACATGACCGTTCACGGCAGCCAGATGACCGGGATTGACCAAATGAACCGCCTCCTCCCCATGATCTCATCCAACGGAGCTACTGCCATGGGCCTGAAAGGATATTCTCTCAAAGAGAACGAACCCGCCCACCTTCTGATTTTCCAGGAGTCCAGTTTCATCGAACTATTGAGAAAGCGCCCCCGTCCCACAACGATCATTAGGACAGGGGAAGAGATCGAAATCAGATCCCAATAA
- a CDS encoding DUF547 domain-containing protein, which yields MRFPLKALIFALNSAIPELVFASESALYDRYDELLSRYVSESGVDYAEWKANEADVEELDEILAGFSSVDYRELEDAEATAFLINLYNAAVIREVLTHYPFESIRYLGLLPFSIFRLPAISLNGEFISLDTLEKKILLPEYGDPRIHFAINCASISCPPLREESFRGDRLEDQLQEQTIRFANSPEAADVLEGEAVTAFSKIFEWYDADFPGTNPASYLNSFRSDPLPTENEIRWIEYNWDLNDAS from the coding sequence ATGAGATTTCCACTCAAAGCGCTCATTTTCGCTCTCAACTCGGCGATTCCTGAGCTGGTCTTCGCATCGGAATCGGCGCTCTATGACCGTTACGACGAGCTCCTCTCCCGATATGTTTCGGAAAGTGGAGTCGATTATGCCGAATGGAAGGCAAACGAGGCGGATGTTGAAGAACTCGATGAAATCCTCGCGGGATTTAGCTCCGTCGACTATCGCGAGCTTGAGGATGCAGAGGCCACCGCCTTCCTCATCAATCTATACAATGCGGCAGTGATCCGGGAAGTTCTCACCCACTACCCATTCGAATCGATCCGATATCTGGGATTGCTCCCGTTCTCAATTTTTCGACTACCGGCGATTTCTCTCAATGGAGAGTTCATCAGCCTGGATACTCTCGAAAAGAAAATCCTCCTCCCCGAATACGGAGATCCTCGCATCCATTTTGCGATCAACTGCGCGAGCATCAGCTGCCCGCCTCTGCGGGAGGAATCCTTTCGAGGAGATCGTTTAGAGGACCAACTTCAAGAACAGACGATTCGTTTTGCCAACAGTCCCGAGGCAGCCGATGTGCTCGAAGGAGAGGCGGTAACCGCGTTCTCAAAAATCTTCGAATGGTACGATGCCGATTTTCCCGGGACCAATCCTGCAAGCTACCTCAACTCTTTCCGGAGCGACCCCCTTCCCACCGAGAACGAGATTCGTTGGATCGAATACAACTGGGATCTCAATGACGCTTCTTGA
- a CDS encoding TetR/AcrR family transcriptional regulator, which translates to MKRIREQILETAGHLFQKRGYTCVGINEIIEKSGVSKAGFYQNFESKENLCVEWLKETHRQSEMRHQDILEEDRAPKEKVRNYFAALSDFMICREFRGCPFSNTASVVDASIDRIHTEVESHKIFIREFFVDLAGQCEFSEESAEEVGNHLFLLYSGAATEAQNLRTEWPIRTAAALAERLVTMPSPESEKDQRRKRELLAV; encoded by the coding sequence ATGAAACGAATTCGTGAGCAAATTCTCGAAACGGCTGGGCACCTATTTCAAAAGCGAGGCTATACCTGCGTTGGAATTAACGAGATCATCGAGAAGTCCGGAGTCTCCAAAGCGGGCTTTTATCAGAATTTCGAAAGCAAAGAGAATCTCTGCGTTGAATGGCTAAAGGAAACCCACCGCCAATCCGAAATGAGACATCAGGACATTTTGGAAGAAGACCGCGCTCCGAAAGAAAAGGTGCGAAACTACTTTGCGGCTCTTTCTGACTTCATGATCTGCCGGGAATTCCGCGGGTGCCCGTTCAGCAACACCGCTTCTGTCGTCGATGCCTCGATCGACCGAATTCACACCGAGGTGGAGAGTCACAAGATCTTCATTCGAGAGTTTTTTGTGGATCTCGCCGGCCAATGTGAATTTTCCGAGGAATCGGCAGAAGAGGTCGGAAACCATCTATTCCTACTTTATTCAGGGGCCGCCACCGAGGCGCAAAATCTTCGAACTGAGTGGCCAATTCGAACGGCCGCGGCGCTGGCTGAAAGGCTCGTCACCATGCCGTCCCCCGAAAGCGAGAAAGACCAACGGCGCAAGCGAGAGCTTCTTGCCGTATAA
- a CDS encoding phosphorylase has translation MIAFITGSGFYELEGFAPEEHDTRFGTVRLLRGDVQGNPVLILPRHGSGHRNLPHQITHRANLTALKEAGATAIVSCTVCGVTNGTWELGSPIVANDLWFPDNRLGDGSACTVFTEPGESGRGHLLAGSFFHTALSQSIRDYFECQGGKCFSGCYAHGNGPRFNSRAEIRGIQAAGADFISQTCGPEAIMANELEIPFALAGFGVDFANGVKEKPTPIQVLQVNMGRAKTAFVGLIYAIASSGEKYKFENFVYRFD, from the coding sequence ATGATCGCTTTTATCACCGGTTCCGGTTTTTACGAGTTAGAGGGCTTCGCTCCCGAAGAACACGACACCCGCTTCGGCACCGTTCGTCTCCTCCGTGGTGATGTCCAAGGAAATCCCGTTCTCATACTCCCCCGACACGGATCAGGTCATCGAAACCTCCCGCACCAGATCACACATCGTGCCAATCTTACCGCTCTCAAGGAGGCCGGCGCCACTGCCATCGTCTCCTGCACTGTCTGTGGGGTGACCAACGGCACATGGGAGCTCGGCTCCCCCATCGTCGCCAACGATCTTTGGTTCCCGGACAATCGACTCGGGGATGGTTCGGCCTGCACCGTCTTTACGGAACCGGGAGAATCCGGCCGTGGACACCTCCTCGCTGGATCTTTCTTTCATACGGCTCTTTCCCAATCGATCCGTGACTACTTCGAGTGCCAAGGAGGCAAGTGTTTCTCCGGTTGCTATGCTCATGGCAACGGACCTCGATTCAACTCTCGAGCCGAGATCCGGGGGATTCAGGCAGCCGGGGCAGACTTCATTTCCCAGACATGTGGTCCCGAGGCCATCATGGCCAACGAGCTTGAGATTCCCTTCGCACTCGCCGGTTTCGGAGTCGATTTCGCCAACGGAGTGAAAGAGAAGCCGACTCCGATTCAGGTTCTCCAAGTCAATATGGGGCGTGCAAAAACCGCTTTTGTCGGGCTCATCTACGCCATCGCGTCATCGGGAGAAAAATACAAATTCGAGAACTTCGTTTACCGCTTCGATTGA
- a CDS encoding TIGR04282 family arsenosugar biosynthesis glycosyltransferase: MSRSTQTDKPSPRILAFLKAPISGSVKTRLAREIGNEEATRIYRMHVERQIAALPPDWPVEIHFAPPDAESMMSEWLGSEFSYIPQTGRDLGERMHNAVKSAFADGAEKVICIGGDCPDLGEKELRESEEKLHQGNDLVFGPTFDGGYYLMGLSKPCDEVFESIPWSSSKTLTASLLHAKRFGRSFTLLETKVDVDDLDDWEKAKHLFALAK; this comes from the coding sequence TTGAGTCGTTCAACCCAAACAGACAAGCCTTCCCCGAGGATTCTCGCCTTTCTGAAGGCGCCGATTTCCGGTTCGGTTAAAACCCGACTCGCGCGGGAAATCGGGAATGAAGAAGCAACCAGGATCTACCGCATGCACGTCGAACGACAGATTGCGGCCCTCCCGCCCGATTGGCCCGTCGAAATCCATTTCGCCCCACCCGATGCCGAATCAATGATGAGTGAATGGCTGGGCAGCGAGTTCAGTTACATCCCCCAAACCGGAAGAGATTTGGGGGAGCGAATGCACAATGCCGTGAAAAGCGCTTTTGCCGACGGTGCGGAGAAAGTCATTTGCATCGGGGGCGACTGCCCCGACCTCGGAGAGAAGGAACTGCGGGAATCGGAAGAGAAGTTGCACCAAGGCAACGATCTAGTCTTCGGCCCCACCTTCGACGGAGGCTACTACCTGATGGGTCTGTCCAAACCATGTGACGAGGTATTTGAATCCATTCCCTGGAGCTCTTCCAAAACCCTGACCGCCTCACTCCTCCATGCCAAAAGATTTGGGCGATCCTTCACCTTGCTCGAGACCAAAGTAGACGTCGACGATCTGGATGATTGGGAAAAGGCAAAGCACCTCTTTGCCCTCGCAAAATAG